A window of the Zeugodacus cucurbitae isolate PBARC_wt_2022May chromosome 2, idZeuCucr1.2, whole genome shotgun sequence genome harbors these coding sequences:
- the LOC128919794 gene encoding serine protease easter-like translates to MMEIRLNFYLFLTSLSTCLLHFATAAKNGTPCVTPNRVSATCIYLEECRFLYELVLDPNLSKNDRSYLRSSQCGYKNGTVLICCAPDYINLSATTTPPPAHEDKPMIFPESIVSKPSPTTVASVNIKANNSHLLPNFPQCGNMLDHRIYGGVETELDEFPWLALFEYTNRNGVTGHYCGGALINDRYVLTAAHCVFDKDIPAGWRLTAIRLGEWDTRTDPDCSHDFCAPKYRNTYIERFTTHPNYRKQNDPNDIALVRLTETVPYSDFVKPICLPRTPTLRNETFLNVVMDVAGWGKTEKTKNNPVKLKTAIKVKDMSVCVQKYSLLNIQLEESQLCAGGEAGNDSCNGDSGGPLMYQDIVNGKPVYFVAGIVSFGPSICGVSGWPAIYTRVGAFIDWIESNIAP, encoded by the exons ATGATGGAAATCCGGttgaatttttacttatttttaacgTCTTTGTCAACGTGTTTGCTACATTTCGCTACAGCTG caaAAAACGGTACGCCATGCGTTACGCCAAATCGGGTGTCAGCCACTTGTATTTACTTGGAAGAATGTCGTTTCCTCTACGAATTGGTACTAGATCCAAATCTCTCGAAAAACGATCGTAGTTATTTGCGTAGCAGTCAGTGTGGTTATAAGAATGGCACAGTGTTG ATATGTTGTGCCCCGGATTATATTAATCTAAGCGCTACTACAACTCCACCGCCAGCACATGAAGACAAACCCATGATCTTTCCAGAGTCCATTGTTTCAAAGCCAAGCCCAACCACAGTCGCCAGCGTTAACATTAAGGCCAATAATTCACATTTACTACCAAATTTTCCGCAATGCGGTAATATGCTTGACCACCGTATTTATGGTGGAGTCGAAACGGAGTTGGATGAATTTCCGTGGCTGGCACTATTTGAATACACAAACC GGAATGGTGTGACTGGGCATTATTGTGGCGGAGCATTAATCAACGATCGATATGTTTTAACAGCGGCACATTGCGTCTTTGATAAAGATATTCCAGCTGGTTGGCGTTTAACGGCCATACGCTTAGGCGAGTGGGATACACGCACTGATCCCGACTGCTCACATGACTTTTGTGCGCCCAAATATCGAAATACCTACATTGAACGGTTCACAACACATCCGAATTATAGAAAGCAGAATGACCCGAATGACATTGCTTTGGTGCGTCTAACAGAAACGGTTCCGTATAGTGATTTTGTTAAACCAATTTGCTTACCGAGAACACCTACGCTGCGTAATGAGACTTTTCTGAATGTCGTAATGGATGTGGCCGGTTGGGGTAAAACggagaaaaccaaaaataatccAGTTAAATTGAAAACCGCCATTAAGGTGAAagacatgagtgtgtgtgtacaaaAATATTCCCTTTTAAATATACAGTTGGAAGAGTCACAATTGTGCGCGGGTGGTGAAGCCGGTAATGATTCCTGTAACGGCGATTCGGGTGGTCCACTAATGTATCAAGATATTGTAAATGGCAAACCGGTTTATTTTGTGGCGGGTATAGTTTCGTTTGGACCGAGCATATGCGGTGTGAGCGGTTGGCCGGCGATTTACACAAGAGTTGGCGCATTTATAGACTGGATTGAGAGCAATATAGCACCATAG